The Spirochaetales bacterium genomic sequence ACCCACGGCATAAAGCATGAAAATCCAGAATACGAGCGATACCGCTGCAAAAACAATAAAATCCGGAGTAAAAATACCGGATTTCCCCCGGTGTATACTGATACTGTCATTCAAACTCATTTACCGCTGATCCGCCTTATTCGCGATCCGGAATGTCTCCGGGCGTATCCCGCCCACTTCCGGGCGTATCCCGCCCACTTCCGGGCGTATCCCGCCCACTTCCGGGCGTATCCCGCCCACTTTCATCCTTCTCCTTTATTCCCTCATCGGGATCCTTGTACCGTGCCTGCTTTTCAAGACGCCTGGCGACGACAAAATAAATAAAGCCGGCGATAACGACAACAACGATGATGATAATGTAAAGAAAGATCGCCCCTTCATCCTTCTTTTCCAGCTTTGGTTCTTTTTTCTCTGCCTCGACCGGCGGGCTTTCCGGTACCGTATCCATCACCGTCACCGTGGCGTCCGGGGGAATTTCCTCGACCTCCGTCATTGAAATATCATCGAACCAGGCTTTTCCTGTATTTTCGGAACCGTAGTTGCCGATACCGAGCATTATCTCGATGGTTTTCGTTCCCTTGCCCGTGACAACGTATAAATCCGCTTTCTGCCAGTTGGGGTTGTCGCCCCGAAAATCACCGGCGAGTTCAAACTTGTTGATAATGCTGATTCCCGCGCCCTCCGCGTCCGTACCGACCTTTTCAGTCCTTACCCACCCGCTGATACAATAACGTGTATTTTCCTTGACTTTGATCGACTGCACGAAGTATGCGTGGTTTTCCAGGATGTTGTCCACGAAAATGGAGGTATTTCCGGTGTGGGAAACCGTTCTGTCGACACCCCATAACGTCACTGTCGGCTCCCATTTCCAGCCCTTCCTTATCCAGTCCGTCGGATTGACATCGGTCCCGACCTCTTCGAGGTCCTCGAAAGACGGATTGCTTATGATATTTTCCGCTGCATGTAACGGTGAAAATGTTATTAATAAAACAACAAAAAAAAGTAACGATTGTGGTTTCATAGTTCATTTATATCATTACACAAAACGTAACGTCAAGAGGAGACGGCCGCGGTGCCGCATCAACACGATATGGTGTCCGTGACAACGATAACCCGCATTTCATGCAGCCGCCGGAGAAGCGCTTCATTGTTTCCCGCCGCGCGGTTGTGACTGATATCGAGTACCCGCAGCCCGCGCAATTCAGTCAACGATTCGGGAAGCGAAACGAGCCCATTGTACTCGAGATGCAGTTCCTCACAATCGGCCAGCCGCCGTATCGAGGACGGAAGCTTACCGATCGCATTGAAACCGAGGTTGAGGACCTTGAGATTTTTCATATCGCAAATGACTTCCGGAAACGATTGAATTCCGTTATGACTCACATCGAGGTATCTCAGGTTCACGAGGGCTTCGAACCAGTCCGGCAATGAAGTGATATTGTTATAGCGCAGATTCAATCGTTTGAGACGGTTCATTCCCGAAAGCTGCTTCGGTATACGGGAGAGATCGTTGTTCGAAAGGTCGAGGCTTTGAAGCCCCTCCATTTTTTTCAATGAGGCGGGAAAACCGCGTATGGTGTTGAACCCCAGATCGAGAATCTCGAGCCGTCCGAGGCCGCAAAGACAGGCGGGAAATTTCTCGAGATCCAGCACATTCAAGTGCAACTCAGTCACGTTCCCGTTCCGGTCGAAGACGACTTCGGAAAAACAGGCGGGGCGGCAATCGAAGGTCAACCGTCTGTGTCTGCCGGCCGATATTTCACGGTCGATTCTCTCGATGATTCGCGCGTCATGCGGACAGAGAAAATGGGAGAGAAAATCCGTAAACCGAAGCGATGAACCGAGAATGTCGTAAAAATAGATAAACCGCTTGAGAAGCGGGAATACGGCGAGCGGACCCTTTTCCTTGAACGCCCGGACAAAAAAATCGTCCAGCATCTCTTTTCCCAGTATACCCAGATCCCCCCGTGAATACAGGGCGTCGATATCGCCGATGTTCAGTGAATCGAGTATCGATAGTATCCTTTTCACTTTTTCCCGCCGCCCGCTCACGCCGATGGTCCCCACGGCATCGCGATCGGTGTTAAAAACTCGTCCATTTCAATATATAACTATAGCAGCACTATGGTGATTTTTCAATCTTTCCGCGGGCATCTTCCGAGTCAATAAAACCGATTTTTCAGGCCGTCATTCCCGTAGTGTTCAGTGCGAAAAGGGGAGCGTGATTCGAATCAAAAAACGGCGGCGTGGCGCCGAGTATTCCGGCAATCGAGGGGTTTTTACCGAACTCTCGGTCGAGAAACCTCCTGATCAGGTTCCGCTCCCATCCGGACGGGTGGATAAAATCGGCGTACAGGGAGAGATCGCCTTCGTAGTTGTTATGTTTTTCGAACATACGGTGTCCTCCGCCGCAAAGCGGCATATTAAAAATCGAGACATGCATCCAGTCGAGTTCACGGCGGTGCCGCATGCAAAAGTCGAGCGTCCTCCGTGCGTCGTCTATCGTCTCGCCGGGCGTTCCGAAGAGAAAATACGCATAGACGGCGATCCCGACCGCTTTCAGGTTTTCAAGCACCCGTGACGCGCGTTCGATCCGGAACCCCTTGTCCATCCGGTCGATCACGCCCTGTTCGCCGGACTCGATCCCGAGTTTGAGCATGACGCACCCCGATTCCTTGAGCCGCCTTGTAAAATCGGGATTTTCGAGGTGTTCATCGATCCGCGCATACCCGTACCAGGGAACCCCGGGCGGGTCTTCGGCTATCGCCCGAAGCAGCGGCACGCTCATCGCGTTGTCGAGAAAATGGATCAGGCGGGGCCTTTTCCTTTTTATAATACCGCCGATGTGTCCGAGTGCCTCGGCCGGCAATTCAGCCCGATACGGATTTTTCTCCGCCTTTTCCGGGCAGAAGCTGCAGCGTCTCCAATAACAACCCGATGATGCGGCATAGGGGAGTATATACGGGGGAGAAAGATAGTCGTCCAGGGGGAAATCGTCATACACCGGGGGAAAAGTCCCGTCCCCGGCTTTTTCGCCGAACCATCGGAGAAGTTTGATTTCCGCCGGTCCGTCGATACACTCGTCGATGAGCCCCCGAAAGGGATTGTTCCATGAAGGATTCCGCATCCACGATGTAACAAGACCCCCGCCGAGGATAACGGCGAGCCGGGGGTACCGCTTTTTAAGCAATCCGATCATGGCAAATGCGGTGAGGGCCTGACTCAAAAAATTGAGGGAAATCCCCACACAGCGGGGCTGATATTCATCAAGAATCCCGGGCAGCCGGCGTGAAAACCAGGGATAAAAAAGATTCGCTTCCGGCGTCTCCGCGGCACGTATGAGATCCCCGCTTTTTGCCGTCGAGAAACGTTCGTCCTTGTAATCGGAGAGGCTGAGGCGGACAGGGCTTCCTCGTGACGACGCCGCAAGAATGCGATGAAGATCCATGACCGCCCGTTTATACCGGTCGATGCCGAGGTAGGTATTCGGGCTTCTCAAGGCGGAAAGGTCCCTCGCCTTCCGTTTTTCCGCCTGGTAATACCACGTATCCTTCCAGTCGTATTTTCTTCCCAGCAGAACGAGAATGCCCTCGACGTTCGCGTCCCACACCCTGTGAGGAATATTCCGGGAAGCAAGCAGTCCTGCTATCTTCGCAATGCCGGGCGGCGGTTCGGATGGTTTTACCAGGGGCGGAAAGATGAGGAGCGTTTTCACACGACGGTCGAGTAACCCAGATCGACTTCGTCTGCCGGGATACCCCCGCGGATCCCCCAATTCTCGAGGGGTTGCTCGATGAGGAGGATAAGACAATCGGTCTTCGGCACACCGAGGCGTTCCAGTCCCGCGACCATATCGGCATATAACATCTTTTTCGTGTGTTTTTTTCTTCCGGGAAAAACGGAAATCTCAATCAATACGTATTTATCCGATTTACCGGGCGGTATTTTCCAGTCATTCCCGTCGAACTCGAACAGCCGCTGGTTAAAATCCCATGAGGGTATTTTAAAAACGGATTCGAGCGAACGGTGGACCGCATCGTGCAGCCCCTCCTTTTCTTCCCTTGTCCAGGCGTTTTTGAGAATATGCAGTTTGACAAGCGGCATGATACTCCTCCGATATTTTTCCGTTTATTTATATCATATAATGGTGATTGTCTGCAAGGGGAAACAAATATAACGAGAAATCCGCCTTACCGATACAATAAATAATCGCAATCGATGATTTACCTTATTCTCTATTTTTACTATACTGGCTATCGATCGCTTCAATCTTTCGACCGGTCAAGGAGGATACCATGAAAGCAAAACAACTGATCCTGACAATCGGGTGCGTTCTGTTTCTTGCCGCTACCCTCGTTGTCAATTTTCTGGCAAACGCCCTTCCCATCAATGGCAAATCCACGGGCGAGCTTTCAGACAACATTTCTAATCTCTTCGTTCCCGCCGG encodes the following:
- a CDS encoding tautomerase family protein, whose amino-acid sequence is MPLVKLHILKNAWTREEKEGLHDAVHRSLESVFKIPSWDFNQRLFEFDGNDWKIPPGKSDKYVLIEISVFPGRKKHTKKMLYADMVAGLERLGVPKTDCLILLIEQPLENWGIRGGIPADEVDLGYSTVV
- a CDS encoding leucine-rich repeat domain-containing protein; the encoded protein is MKRILSILDSLNIGDIDALYSRGDLGILGKEMLDDFFVRAFKEKGPLAVFPLLKRFIYFYDILGSSLRFTDFLSHFLCPHDARIIERIDREISAGRHRRLTFDCRPACFSEVVFDRNGNVTELHLNVLDLEKFPACLCGLGRLEILDLGFNTIRGFPASLKKMEGLQSLDLSNNDLSRIPKQLSGMNRLKRLNLRYNNITSLPDWFEALVNLRYLDVSHNGIQSFPEVICDMKNLKVLNLGFNAIGKLPSSIRRLADCEELHLEYNGLVSLPESLTELRGLRVLDISHNRAAGNNEALLRRLHEMRVIVVTDTISC
- a CDS encoding radical SAM protein, with protein sequence MKTLLIFPPLVKPSEPPPGIAKIAGLLASRNIPHRVWDANVEGILVLLGRKYDWKDTWYYQAEKRKARDLSALRSPNTYLGIDRYKRAVMDLHRILAASSRGSPVRLSLSDYKDERFSTAKSGDLIRAAETPEANLFYPWFSRRLPGILDEYQPRCVGISLNFLSQALTAFAMIGLLKKRYPRLAVILGGGLVTSWMRNPSWNNPFRGLIDECIDGPAEIKLLRWFGEKAGDGTFPPVYDDFPLDDYLSPPYILPYAASSGCYWRRCSFCPEKAEKNPYRAELPAEALGHIGGIIKRKRPRLIHFLDNAMSVPLLRAIAEDPPGVPWYGYARIDEHLENPDFTRRLKESGCVMLKLGIESGEQGVIDRMDKGFRIERASRVLENLKAVGIAVYAYFLFGTPGETIDDARRTLDFCMRHRRELDWMHVSIFNMPLCGGGHRMFEKHNNYEGDLSLYADFIHPSGWERNLIRRFLDREFGKNPSIAGILGATPPFFDSNHAPLFALNTTGMTA